The following are encoded together in the Phocoena sinus isolate mPhoSin1 chromosome 11, mPhoSin1.pri, whole genome shotgun sequence genome:
- the EOGT gene encoding LOW QUALITY PROTEIN: EGF domain-specific O-linked N-acetylglucosamine transferase (The sequence of the model RefSeq protein was modified relative to this genomic sequence to represent the inferred CDS: substituted 1 base at 1 genomic stop codon), which produces MFMLLVFGALLHEVPLSGQDEVPPQADGILGAPLFNYASLRLPEEHIPFFLHNNRHIAMVCKKDSHCPYKKHLENLKYCWGYEKSCRPEFRFSYPVCTYVDMGWTDTLESAQEIFWKQADFGYSGERLEELHVLCQPKGMNDSSLVCSRYLQYCRATNLYLDLRNIKRNHDRFKEDFFQSGEIGGHCKLDIRTLMSQGQRKSPLQSWFAELQSYTQLNFRPVEDAKCDIVIEKPTYFMKLDAGVNMYHHFCDFINLYITQHINNSFSTDVHVVMWDTSSYGYGDLFSDTWKAFTDYDVIHLKTYDSKRICFKEAIFSLLPRMRYGLFYNTPLISGCQNTGLFRAFSQHVLHRLNITQEGPKDGKIRVTILARSTEYRKILNQNELVNALKTVSTFEVXIVDYKYKELGFLDQLRITHNTDIFIGMHGAGLTHLLFLPDWAAVFELYNCGDERCYLDLARLRGVHYITWRRQSKVFPQDKGHHPTLGEHPKFTNYSFDVEEFMYLVLQAADHVLQHPKWPFKKKHDEL; this is translated from the exons ATGTTCATGCTGCTTGTCTTTGGAGCATTGCTTCATGAAGTTCCCCTGAGTGGCCAAGACGAGGTTCCTCCCCAGGCTGATGGCATTCTGGGTGCCCCTCTGTTCAACTATGCCAGCCTCCGCCTGCCGGAAGAGCATATTCCCTTCTTTTTGCACAATAATAGGCATATTGCCATGGTCTGTAAGAAAGACTCGCATTGTCCTTATAAG AAACACTTAGAAAATTTAAAGTACTGCTGGGGTTATGAGAAGTCCTGCAGACCAGAGTTCAGGTTTAGTTACCCTGTTTGCACCTACGTGGATATGGGATG gACGGACACTCTTGAATCAGCCCAGGAAATATTCTGGAAGCAAGCTGACTTTGGGTATTCTGGAGAGCGGCTGGAGGAACTCCATGTGCTCTGCCAGCCGAAGGGAATG AATGACTCAAGTCTAGTGTGTTCCCGTTACCTTCAGTACTGCAGAGCGACCAATCTCTACCTTGATTTAAGAAACATCAAGAGAAACCACGACAG ATTTAAGGAAGATTTTTTCCAGAGCGGGGAAATTGGAGGACACTGTAAACTTGACATTCGTACGTTGATGTCTCAAGGCCAGCGCAAAAGCCCTTTGCAGTcttg GTTTGCTGAGCTACAAAGCTATACGCAGCTCAACTTCAGACCAGTAGAAGATGCTAAGTGTGACATTGTTATTGAGAAACCAACCTACTTCATGAAATTAGATGCAG GTGTTAACATGTATCACCACTTCTGTGATTTCATCAATCTTTATATTACTCAGCACATTAATAATTCCTTCAGCACAGATGTGCACGTTGTGATGTGGGACACA agCTCCTACGGATATGGTGACCTGTTCTCCGATACATGGAAAGCATTTACTGATTATGATGTTATACATTTGAAAACTTATGATTCCAAAAGG ATATGTTTTAAAGAAGCTATTTTTTCCTTACTCCCCCGGATGAGATACGGGCTGTTCTATAATACCCCTCTG atatctGGCTGTCAAAATACCGGATTATTCCGGGCATTTTCTCAGCATGTACTACACAGACTGAACATCACACAAGAGGGTCCCAAG gATGGAAAAATTCGAGTCACCATTCTCGCACGGAGCACAGAATACCGGAAAATCCTCAACCAAAATGAG CTTGTAAATGCACTGAAAACGGTATCTACATTTGAGGTCTAGATTGTCGATTATAAGTATAA GGAACTTGGGTTTTTAGATCAGCTAAGGATCACGCATAACACGGACATATTTATTGGAATGCATGGAGCTGGTCTTACCCATTTACTTTTCCTTCCGGACTGGGCTGCTGTGTTTGAACT ATACAACTGTGGAGATGAACGCTGTTATTTGGACCTGGCCAGGCTGAGAGGCGTCCACTACATCACTTGGAGAAGGCAGAGCAAAGTCTTTCCTCAAGATAAG GGCCACCACCCAACTCTGGGGGAACATCCGAAGTTTACCAACTACTCTTTTGATGTAGAAGAATTTATGTACCTTGTCCTTCAGGCTGCAGACCACGTATTGCAACACCCGAAGTGgccatttaagaaaaaacatgatGAGCTATAA